The sequence below is a genomic window from Acidilobus saccharovorans 345-15.
GAAGAGCAGGAGCTCCGCGTAGTAGAGCATGTACATGAAGAGGCCGAAGGCCGCTATGTCGCCCAGGACCACTATGCCGGCGTAGTAGGCGCCTACAGCGTAAGTCATCGTGTTGCCCGGGAACACCTTGGCAGGGTACCAGTTGTAGAACAGGAAGCCCAGGAGGGCCGCCATCATTATTAGCGAGAGGTACGCAGTGAGCCAGAGGCCCTTGACTATGGAGAAGGCCGCCGTGAAGGCAAGCATTACCACCCCCATGCCGGCCTCCAGGCCGTTGTAGCCGGCTATCATGTTGTAGGCGTTGGAGGCCCCCATGACGCCTACTGGAACCACGACGAGCGGGAACAGAAGCCCCAGGTAGAGCACGTGAAGTATCGGCACGTGAACTATGTAGGCGTTGTACTTGGCTATCATGAGCGGCAGGGCGGCGGGTATGGTTGACAGCACCCTCACCGCGGGGGGTATGCCCTTCTTCCAGCCAAGTATGTCGTCCAGGAGCCCTATGAGCCCCGTGAGCATGAGGAGGGAGAGCATGGAGAACAGCGGCACCGGGTTGTAGAGGGAGCCGTTGACGAAGGTGTTTATGGCCTCCATTACCAGGAGGCCGAGGGAGGCCCCCACTATGACCCAGAGCCCGCCCGCCTCGGCCACCTTCCTTCTGTCTGGCTTGTTCATGTCGGAGCCCACGAGCCCCCTTGAGCTGGCCACCGCTATCCACGATGGTTCTAAAGCCATCACTGAGCCCATGGCGACGAGCGACGATATTACTGCGACCACTGCCTCCTGCAGCAAGCCCCTCCCGAGGGCGTTGTCCTGGTCCTAGTTTTAAGCGTTGGAGCCGCAGGAGCCCAGGGGCACCCCTATCTCCCTGGCCCGCCTCAGCACCTTGCTAGGCAGGAGACCCACGTCGAAGCACGGCCTCCCCCTGGCGTCCTCCTCCATGATCCTGAGGCCCACCTCCCTGAGGTCGTCGGTGCCGTAGAGCCTCCTCGCCTCAGCCCTGACGGCCTCCATTGCCTTCCCAACCCCCTGGGTCGAGGCTATTGAGTAAAAGTCAGCTCTCGGCATGAGCCTCTTCACCGCCACCCTCTCGGGCCTCCTGACCCCCGTGAGGTGGAGCCCCATGGGGCTTGACGAGAGCCTCCTCCTGAAGTAGTAGGGCGGGGCGTAGAGGTACTCGAACCTCCCGTCCCACAGGTACCTGAGCCTCCTCGAGTAGGTGAAGGCCCAGTGCTCCTCGTGGAGCCTGTCAGCCCTGCACCTGTGGCTCAGGTCGCCGCAGAGCGTTATGAAGGGCCAGTAGAGGAGCACGTACCTGTCCCTCCCCTCGCCCTCCACGAAGTCCCTGAGGGCCCTGCCCAGGCCCTCGAAGGCTATGAAGTCTGAGTCCCAGACAAGTATGTACCTGTACCTGGACTCCCTGAGGGCCAGCTCCCTGGCCTCGGCGTAGCCCCTGGGAGGGTACTGCCTGACCACCCTCACGCCCAGCCTAGACCTGGCGTCCTCAAGCACCTGCTCCGTCTCGTCCCACGGGTCGGAGGAGTCCACCACGAGCACCTCGTCAGCCACGGAGGCCGCGTCCTCAAGGGCCAGGGGGAGCCAGTCCGGGTCGTTGTAAACTATCACGGTGGCGCTTATGCCAAGGGGCCTGCCCTCCCTCGACGGGTCAACGAGCCTGAGGCCCCTCGCCACTGTGGCCATCGCGTTGTAGGCGGCCCACGTGAGCCTCCTTCCCATTATCCTCCTGGCGTACCTGAGCAGCGACGCCAAGGCCCCTCAGGGCCCTGCCGGGAGCACGGATTATTAACCGCAGCCGCGCCAGGCAGGGTGGGCCGAAGGGCTTGAACTGGGACGACGTAGTTAAGGTCGTGCTCTCCATGCCCCCTCACAGGGACCTGGCGCTCCTCAAGTCCCAGCTGCCGAGCCCCAGGCTCTCCGGCTTCAGGAGGAGGTGGCTCTCGGAGCCGAGGGGCCAGAGGGCCGACTGGGAGAAGGTAATGCCTGACGGGAGGTCGGTGCACGTGAGGGAGTACAGGGACCACTACCTGGTGCACTGGGACATAGCCTCGCCCTCGAGGAGCGCCCTGAGGCACCTGGTCTACGACGCCCCGCACTGGCTGATAGTCGCTGTGGCGGCCGCCGTCACGGCGATATCCGTGCTCCTGGGCCCCGGCGCTAAGGTCGGGGCCGCCGGCGGCCTCATGGCTACTGGCAACATGCTGCTCGGGTATAGGAGGTCGCTTATAGCCCCGGCCGAGCCCCTCAGGCTCCAGGGCCAGCTTGAGGGCGTGCTTACCACTTGACGAGGGCGGAAGGGTCGCGGTGTCCTCCAGGGCAAAGTACATGGCCTTAGGTGTCCTGGACGGCACCTCTGTTGCCGTGGAGAAGGTCGTGGAGAACCCGGCCTTAAACGCCAGGGAGAGGAGGCCAACCTTCATAAGGGCCTGCAGGGAGGCCGGGGCCCAGGTGGTCATAGCGGCCCACGGCTCCTACTGCATACCCTCGGCCCTGGAGGCCAGGAGGGGGAGGCTGAGGCTGCTGGTCGGCGAGGGGAGGCCGGAGGACCTGAGGCTCAGGGAGGCCGGCGCCTGGGAGTTCATATACTCCAGCCTGTTAGCAACCTTCGAGAGGGCGAAGGGTCATTAGGCCGGGCGACGTGGCCTACACCTTTGAGGGCCCCCTGAGGGAGGCCAGGGTGAGGGGGAGGCCCAACAGGTTCCTCGTTATACTTGATGACGGCACTGAATGCCACCTCCACGACCCAGGGAGGCTGAGGGAGCTCATATACCCCGGCAACAGGGTCCTCGTGAGGCCCACCAGGGGGCTGAGGACGTCCTGCTCAGTGACGGCAGCGTGGTCAAACGGCAGGTGGGTGGTGGTCGACAGCAGGATCCACAACAGGGTCGCCTCCCTCTTCCTGCCCCCTGAGGCCACGCCGGAGGTCAGGGTCGGGGACAGCAGGCTGGACTTCAAGTATGACGACACCTACGTCGAGGTGAAGGGCTGCACCCTGGTAGTTGGCGGGGTCGCGCTCTTCCCCGACGCGCCCACCGAGAGGGGCAGGAGGCACGCAGAGGAGCTGGCTAGGCTGAGGGAGGAGGGCCACGGGGCCACGATGATGTTCCTCATAATGAGGGACGACGCCCTCTGCGTGTCCCCCAACTGGTCAACGGACCCAGCGTTCTCCTCGCAGTTCGTCAAAATGGTTGAGGCGGGGGCTAGGGTGGAGGCCCACAAGTTCAGGCTTGAGGGGAACAGGCTGATATACGTCGGCGACGTGCCCCTCTGCGACGGCGTCCTCAGCGGGATGCCAAGAGCTCCTCCAGCAGCCCCCTGACCCTGGTTATGTCTATTACGCCCATGTCGCCCCTGCTGACCGTGCCCTCCGGGTCGTACACCGAGAGCACCCCGAGCCAGTCGTGCATGGAGTCGTCAGGCCCCTTGTCGTTCCTGTCCGTGTAGTTTGAGGGCCACCCGACGGTGCCTATGGGCCTCCAGTTGAGGTCGTCTAGGTAAACGGTGAGGTCCGGGGCGTCGCCCTTGGCAACAGGGTATATCTCCTGCGGCTCGTAGGCCTCGTTCCTCCAGGCCTCCCCGTTAGGCCCCCTTATCTTCATGATGGCCCCCTTCACCTCCCTGACCAGGTCCTCCAGCTCCTCCCTGCCAACTATGCCGTGGGGCTCCCTGCCCCTCACGTTGAAGAAGAAGCGGGAGTAGTAGCCTCCCCATGCCCAGACCCTGGTGTGGTCCCAGTCTATAATGTCTGGCGTCAGGTCCGTGCCGGGGGACCTCGGCCTCTCCTTAAGCTTCAGGTAGCCCTCCTGCTCGAGCCACTGGTTTATTGCGAAGGCCCCGTGCATCGACTTTGTGCCGTGGTCGCTGACTATCACTATTATCGAGTCCCTGAGGGGACCCCTGGCCATCTCCTCAAGCCATGAGTCGACCCTGCTGTAGACCTCCGGTATCACCCTGCTGTAGACCTCGTGGTAGGTGTACCTTGGGTGCCTCTCGTCGAAGTACTTCCAGAAGGCGTGGTGGGCCCTGTCTATGCCTATCTCCACGTATATGAAGGCGTCCCAGGCCTTGCCCTCGGCCAGGTACTTCACTATCCTGCCGTGGTTCTCAACCATCGCCAGCAGGTCCCTCCTGGCGGCGTCCCTGTCCTCGGTCCTGTAGACGATGTCGAACAGCGGGTCGCCCACGCTGGACTGGAGCTCCTGCCTGAGCCAGGGCGGCCACGTGTAGGGCTTCTGCGGGCCCGGCGTGTTGAAGTCGGTCACCATGAAGCCGTTGAGCGGCCTGGGAGGGTACGTCGGGGGGACCCCGAAGAGCCCGAACCTGAGTCCCCTCCTGCCCAGGTCGTCCCATATGGCAGGCTCCCTCACGTCCTGCGACGTGACCACGTAGGAGTCAAAGGTCCCCGGCCTCCTGTGCCTGAAGCCGTAGATTCCCAGCTCGCCCGGGCTCCTCCCCGTGAACATGACCATCCAGGCGGGCACGGTTATGGGAGGGTGGCAGGTCCTCATGAGGTACCTGGCGGAGTCCTCGACGAGCCCCCTTATGAACTTGAAGCCCCCGCCGTCGTGGCCCTCGTAGAGGACATATGGCGGCAGCGAGTCAAGGCCCAGGACGAACAGCCTCCTGGCCAAAGCGCCTCACGGGTTGCCTTGATGCCTGGAGGGTTAAATAAGTGGAGCCCTGCCAGGCGACGGGAAGAAGAAAATTAAATAAAAATATAAAAATAATAAAAAGAAAAAGTTGGTTAAGTTAGGGCCCTCAGAACTTGGCGAAGGCCACGTATGCTATCAGGGCCAGGGCTATTATGGCGACTATCAGCGCGCCGAGGCTGTAGGTCGCGGCCGAGGCCGCCGTTGAGGCCGCGCTGTGGGCCTCACTCTCAGCGCCTGAGGCCGTGCTGCTGAGAGAGCTGAGCGTTGAGCTCATGCTTGTGACAGTGCTGCTTATTGAGCTTACTGTGCTGCTCACGCTGTTAAGGGTTGAGCTCATGCTTGTCACGGTTGAGCTTATGGAGCTGACAGTGCTGCTCATTGAGCTTACTGTGCTGCTGAGCGAGCTGAGGCTCGAGGCCACGCTGCTTATCGTTGAGGCGGCAGAGCTCACTGTGCTGTTGACGCTCTGCAGCGACGAGTATATGCCGCTGAGGTCGCTGGCCACGGTGTTAACGGTGCCCTTTATGGACTCCACGTTGCTTGCTATGGCGCCCAGCTGGCCTCCCAGGTTAGTTATGTCGGTCTCCAGCGTGTTGAGCGAGGCGTTCACCGCGCTGAAGTTGCCAGCTATGTAGCCGCTCAGCGTGGACTCAGCGGTGCCTATCTCTGATGAGAGCATTGAGGCCTCGGAGGCTATGGTTGAGTTGAGGCTCGAGACCTTGGTTGAGAGGCCGCTGAGCATTGAGGCCATGGAGGCGTAGTCCTTGGCTATCGTGGCGTTGAGGCCTGAGACCTGGGTTGAGAGGCCGCTCAGCTGCGATGAGAGGCCCGCGTACTCGCTCCTGACCGTTGAGTTGAGTCCCTGCAGCAGCGAGCCTATCTGGCTCTCGAACTTGTTGAGGGCAGCCTGTATAGCGGTTGTGTTGACCTGCACTACGCCAGTCGCCGCGGCCGCCTCGCCCGTGAACTGCTCGCCAGTGAATATGTACGTGGCAGTCTGCGTCACGGTCACAGCCAGGGTCCCTCCGGTCACGTTGCTCGGCAGTACTATGAAGTACACGTAGTAGCCCGGTATCGTGGTCACGTACATTATGTCTGAGGACGGCAGCTGCTCCACGCCGGTCGGCGTGCTTATGTATGCAGCAATGACAGGCTTCGAGAGCACGAAGAAGTCGGAGGTGTAGGTCACCGGCAGGCCGAGCACCGGCACCTCGGTGGGCACCAGCACCTCAACCGGGGAGCCGCTGGCCGAGGCAGGCGCCACTACCTGCACCTGCACTGGGTACGCTGGCAGGGTCTGCACGAAGTAGAGCGTCACCTCGCCCGGCGCTATGGTCCTGGTCACTGTGACCGGCGGTATGGCTGTCTGCGGCACGTATGGTCCAGTTATGCTCTCGCTTATCGTGTTGTAGCCTGGGCAGAGCTGCAGCGTCACGCCAGCCTGCAGGGTTGAGCCCACGCCAGTGAGCTGCAAGTTGAACAGGGTGCCGTTGATTATGTAGCCTATGGGTACCTGCACTAACGCCAGGCCGCACAGAGTGGTTACATTTATGTACACGGGCAGTGAGTACGGGTTCTTCAGCGTCTGCGTGGTGTTGTAGCTTATCGGCGAGCCGAAGATGTACTCGGTGAACGGCGTGCCTACAAGGGTCAGCAGGTAGCCTGGGCTCGTGAGCAGAGGCGACAGCTTGACTATCACGCTTCCGTTGTAGTGCGTGAAGTTGGTCAGCAGGTAGCCTATCGAATACTGCCCAACGAGTATGTCAGCGGCCCTCGCCACGAAGACGCCGGTGTAGCTCGGGGTTGAGCCCGCCTGCACTGAGGCGTTGTATATGCTTATGTTGTACGCGTAGTCGTAGGCGTTAGGTATGTACGCCGCGGTTCCCGGCAGGTTCGGCACTGGCACGTTGTAGAACACTCCGTAGCCTCCGGCGTACCAGGTGCCGCTGAACGCCTTGTCGTCGAACGGGGTTACCTGGGATATGTTCACTCCTGCGAAGTAGTACTCCGACAGCGACGGCGAGGACATGTTGAACTGCAGGACCACGGTGCCGTACTTGCCTGTGCTCACGTTGGCAGTGAAGCCTGCGCCTGCGACCACTACTGTGCTTATCTCGCCCTCCGAGGCGGGTATGAGCGGCGCGGTCATGTTAGTTATGTACTGGGTTGCCTCGTATGGGTACTTCAGCAGGAAGCTCGGCAGCATCACCTGGCCGAGCAGCCCGGTGACTATGGGCGTTGGGCCGAAGACCTCAGGCGTCGGGTTGACGTATACTATGGCGTTGCCGGAGTGCTCGCTTATGGGCACCGTGAAGCCGCTGGCGTTCGTGGTCAGGGACGTGTAGGTCGGGTTCGCCACGGTTACAGGGTAGGTGCCTGGGGCCTTTGAGAACACATTGAGGTAGAGGCTGCCGCTCACAGGCACCTGGCTTATGTAGGCGAAGTCGCCGTACGTGTCAGCTGCCACCAGGGAGCTGCTGAGCGGCGCCAGCGTTGAGGAGTACGTCGAGTACGTCATGACTGGGTACTCGGCCGGCGCCAGGGACGTGGTGAAGCCGAAGCCCCTCACGAGCAGGTAGTTGCCGAGCAGCAGGTAGTTGCCAGTGGCGGTGGTATTGAAGTAGAACATGCCGTACCTGTTGCTGGTGAAGACCTGGTAGAACGGGTACACCGGGACGCCTGCTTTATTGTACCAGAGCGTGTCGTTGGCTATGAAGTTGTACGGGCTTATGGTCCCTGACACCACTATCGGCGAGTAGTGCAGCTCGTACTCGAGGCCCAGGTAGGAGAGCGGGTAGTAGGGCGCGTTGGGTATGAGGCCATAGAATGACCCGGAGCCGCTTAGCGGCGACACTATGTACGTGAACGAGTAGTTGGCGAAGGTTAAGCCAAGGGACTCAACGAAGTAGCCGCTTGAGGTGTAGAAGCTCTCTGAGTTCTCCTCGGCCGGGTAGAGGTACGGGCTGGTCGGCAGGAGCGTGTCGTTGCCTATGGCCGCCACCGCGGCGAAAGTGGTGTCCTCAGGCACGTCGTAGATTTCGAAGGTAAGCATGTCGCCTGGGTTGAGCTGGCCTGTTGGACCGGCAACGCCTGGGCTCTCTGAGACTACCTCAAAGCTCGGGAATATGTTCAGGGTCCCGTAGGTCGTGTTTGGCGTGAAGAGGCCGTAGGGCCTGAAGGTCGACGGGCTCACGCCGTAGTTCGTGAGGCTGTAGTTCACTGGGCTGAAGGTCACGCTGCCAGTGCCGTAGGTGTAGGTGCCGCTGGGCTCAAGCTTCACGTACGCGGTGCTGCTCGTCCCGATGGTTATCGATGTCGCGCTGCTAATTACGTTGAGCTGGAAGGCGCTCATGTTGAAGTAGCTTGTCATAGCGCCCGACTTGAGGTGGACGGCGTTTGTGAGGGCCGGCAGTATTATGCTACCCGAGAGGAGGGTGCCGGATATGCCCAGCGAGGGCGGGGTCGCGCTGGAGTTTAGACTGACTGAGCTGAAGACGTCTGACGATGTGGTTGGGTAGTTACCCCCTATCAGGAGAGACCCGGTCGTCACGCTGAAGTTCGAGAAGGAGCCATATAGGTCGTAGTCCATTTTGTTGCTCACTACGTCGCTTATTATGCCTGAGGCGAACTGGTTGGCGCCAGTGACGTTGAGGAAGGCCTTGTTGGCCGTTGTCACCTGGGCTATTGGCACGTAGCTCAGGTTGTTCATCGGCTTAATTGTGACTTTTATCATTGGCTTTATGGTCAGGTTGAATGGCCCAGCCGCTATCGCTGGCGCTGAGCCTCCATACTGCACGGGCGCGGCCGTCGAGTACTTAAGGTAGACGAGGGCCCATCCCTGGGTGATCAGGTCTTTGAGCACCGTGGTTTCCTTAGTTGCCCCTGCGGAGAGGGCGTCCTCTGAGGAGCCGTTGGTGCTCAGGCTCCAGAGGAAGTTGTACACGTCACCGGCTGATATGGTAATGTTGCCTATCACTGCCGTCACGTTGCTGGTCGAGAAGGCGGGAGTTATAGCGACGTCGCCGTAGTAGACGTTTGGCAAGCCGTTGGCGGAGAGGTATATGTGGGCCTCAGCTCCCTCGTAAGCTGGCGACAGGTTGAAGGCGAACTCGACCATGCCGTTGACGCTGACCTCCTTGGTGAATACCTTGCCAGTTCCTGGCTGCAGCGAGTAGGCCTTGGCTGCCGCCGCCCCCAGCAGGGGGGCGAGCAGCACCAGGGCCAGGACTACCGCTGCTAGGGCCTTATACGATCTCAACATGGCTCACCTATGCTTGGCCAGACTACTTGGTCTCCATTGAGGTATTTAAGAAGTAACACCCGGGTATGCGGCACATAGAATCCCACCTGTGGGATAGGGGTTATGCGCCCGCCCTGGAGAGGGACTTCAGCCCTCGGGGGCCACCAGGTAGATAATACCGAGCCTCCCCTCGGCCCTCACTTCAACGCTGCCCTCAAGGGGCCGCGGCGAGAGCCCCAGGTACATGTTGCCCCCCGCCTTGAAGGCGACCAGGTAGGCGGTGCCGTTAACCTCAGCGCATGAGATGACCGTAACGTTGAGCTGGGTCACGTTAACCTCCACGAAGGCCCCCTCCAGGGCCAGGGCAGCCCACGCTATAAGCTTGGCCGGGGCCTCAAAGGCAGTAACCTCGCCGCCGGCCTCGCTGGCCACCTCCATTGCCCTGAGCGAGTAGTTGTAGGCCCCTAAAGCGTAGGCGGACCCCTGGCCCCCCTCAAGGAGCTCCGCCTCGGCCCTTTCTAGCAGGCCCACCGCCTGGCCCAGGTAGGCGTAGGCCTGCACGGAGGCCCCTCCGGCGGCCGCGTCCTCCTGGGCCTCGGAGTAGAGCTCCCCCATCCTCAGGGAGGCCATCATCAGGGAGCCGCTCAGGTTGCTTACGAGCGGGGCCAGCGACGAGATGAGCTCGACGGGCCCGCCGCCTGTTACCCCCTGGGTGAGGGCCTCGGCCCTTGAGGCGTAGGCTTCAGCCTCG
It includes:
- a CDS encoding alkaline phosphatase family protein, giving the protein MARRLFVLGLDSLPPYVLYEGHDGGGFKFIRGLVEDSARYLMRTCHPPITVPAWMVMFTGRSPGELGIYGFRHRRPGTFDSYVVTSQDVREPAIWDDLGRRGLRFGLFGVPPTYPPRPLNGFMVTDFNTPGPQKPYTWPPWLRQELQSSVGDPLFDIVYRTEDRDAARRDLLAMVENHGRIVKYLAEGKAWDAFIYVEIGIDRAHHAFWKYFDERHPRYTYHEVYSRVIPEVYSRVDSWLEEMARGPLRDSIIVIVSDHGTKSMHGAFAINQWLEQEGYLKLKERPRSPGTDLTPDIIDWDHTRVWAWGGYYSRFFFNVRGREPHGIVGREELEDLVREVKGAIMKIRGPNGEAWRNEAYEPQEIYPVAKGDAPDLTVYLDDLNWRPIGTVGWPSNYTDRNDKGPDDSMHDWLGVLSVYDPEGTVSRGDMGVIDITRVRGLLEELLASR
- the sfsA gene encoding DNA/RNA nuclease SfsA, which encodes MAYTFEGPLREARVRGRPNRFLVILDDGTECHLHDPGRLRELIYPGNRVLVRPTRGLRTSCSVTAAWSNGRWVVVDSRIHNRVASLFLPPEATPEVRVGDSRLDFKYDDTYVEVKGCTLVVGGVALFPDAPTERGRRHAEELARLREEGHGATMMFLIMRDDALCVSPNWSTDPAFSSQFVKMVEAGARVEAHKFRLEGNRLIYVGDVPLCDGVLSGMPRAPPAAP
- a CDS encoding MraY family glycosyltransferase, producing MLQEAVVAVISSLVAMGSVMALEPSWIAVASSRGLVGSDMNKPDRRKVAEAGGLWVIVGASLGLLVMEAINTFVNGSLYNPVPLFSMLSLLMLTGLIGLLDDILGWKKGIPPAVRVLSTIPAALPLMIAKYNAYIVHVPILHVLYLGLLFPLVVVPVGVMGASNAYNMIAGYNGLEAGMGVVMLAFTAAFSIVKGLWLTAYLSLIMMAALLGFLFYNWYPAKVFPGNTMTYAVGAYYAGIVVLGDIAAFGLFMYMLYYAELLLFIRGLMHGVYKENFGRVRPDGSLEPPYDRSYSLTHLMIRLQRRLMGRATERGVTVGLMALQAVVGAAALLIFLRLS
- a CDS encoding glycosyltransferase family 2 protein, giving the protein MASLLRYARRIMGRRLTWAAYNAMATVARGLRLVDPSREGRPLGISATVIVYNDPDWLPLALEDAASVADEVLVVDSSDPWDETEQVLEDARSRLGVRVVRQYPPRGYAEARELALRESRYRYILVWDSDFIAFEGLGRALRDFVEGEGRDRYVLLYWPFITLCGDLSHRCRADRLHEEHWAFTYSRRLRYLWDGRFEYLYAPPYYFRRRLSSSPMGLHLTGVRRPERVAVKRLMPRADFYSIASTQGVGKAMEAVRAEARRLYGTDDLREVGLRIMEEDARGRPCFDVGLLPSKVLRRAREIGVPLGSCGSNA